The following are encoded together in the Gilvimarinus sp. DA14 genome:
- a CDS encoding SMP-30/gluconolactonase/LRE family protein translates to MAIDTVELVAEIAVGCELGEGVLWDDIEQRLWWTDILDQCLYSAAIDGGELKRWPAPEAITAFGFTSELGQLICSFASGIGYFWPATGQRQWLARPALQGAARFNDGRVDPWGNFWAGTLSPGAQKAKLYRYDGRLSEERVGLEIANGLCWSPDGKRAYHADSPRREIHEFTLCGGHLGRGRLFARTPEGVFPDGACTDAAGNLWSAQWGGAQVVCYSNTGAVIATLELPVSQPSCVAFGGPQLHHLVVTSAWENMTQTERKREPRAGNVFVYRTPFQGRLCDRGQIK, encoded by the coding sequence GTGGCCATCGATACTGTTGAGTTAGTTGCCGAAATTGCCGTTGGCTGTGAGCTGGGCGAGGGTGTGCTCTGGGATGATATAGAGCAGCGCTTGTGGTGGACCGACATTCTCGACCAGTGTCTTTACAGCGCCGCGATTGACGGCGGCGAGCTAAAGCGCTGGCCCGCGCCCGAGGCCATTACCGCGTTCGGTTTTACCAGCGAACTGGGTCAGCTTATCTGCAGCTTTGCCTCGGGCATCGGTTACTTTTGGCCAGCCACCGGTCAACGCCAGTGGCTGGCACGGCCCGCCCTGCAGGGGGCCGCGCGCTTTAACGACGGTCGCGTCGATCCCTGGGGAAATTTCTGGGCGGGCACTCTGTCACCCGGTGCGCAAAAGGCCAAGCTCTATCGTTACGATGGCCGCTTAAGCGAGGAGCGTGTGGGGCTGGAAATCGCCAACGGCCTGTGTTGGAGCCCGGATGGTAAGCGCGCCTATCATGCCGATTCGCCGCGCCGCGAAATTCACGAATTCACCCTCTGCGGTGGCCATTTAGGTCGCGGGCGGTTGTTTGCACGCACCCCGGAGGGCGTGTTTCCGGACGGCGCCTGTACCGATGCGGCGGGGAACCTGTGGAGTGCCCAGTGGGGCGGGGCGCAGGTGGTTTGCTACAGTAATACCGGGGCTGTTATTGCGACTCTTGAGTTACCTGTATCTCAGCCTTCCTGTGTTGCTTTTGGTGGGCCGCAGCTGCACCATTTAGTGGTGACCAGCGCCTGGGAAAATATGACTCAGACCGAGCGCAAGCGCGAACCGAGAGCCGGCAATGTTTTCGTGTACCGGACACCTTTCCAGGGGCGGCTCTGTGATCGCGGGCAAATAAAATAA
- a CDS encoding bifunctional diguanylate cyclase/phosphodiesterase has translation MTVDLLQRLSYKLARTSFVVVVVLGVLVASLQVYLDFRSQYREIRAGVDEISRVSRTAAQRAVFLLDERLAEQVVEGLSEYRFLSYIAIFDDQDHLMAERRRALEPSPTQWLTTLLVGDKEVFEYPLQTSSNMPSGTLQLELNKDQALMPFYQRAWRVLLTGTARNIGLAFVLVLVYHFLLTRPLVTLASRFAALDHTKVPVTNIPHLRKHEQDELGYIVNSANRLLTNFNQKHTELQHQQQQLSLILDASPNQVFAVNENGDLLFYNQAFKRYFLPLEPNNFFELLQRSEVKEASQIRALIQRVCRKQAPVFNRQQHLSGVHNESHVMQMSLVPFVSEHMTHVIVVLNNITELVEAEERVEYLAYCDTLTGLANRNRILEQLQEDLHKCKASNRYGAVLLIDLNDFKRINDTMGHSLGDELLLHIAQRMAMRVREPETLARLGGDEFILSMPEIGGTTEEARARAEQVAERFLQTISHPVTLANQDFSVNATVGIALYPLAEITVETLLSQADTALNEAKRRAHSNYRVFEPQMAEEVNRLLQLESDIRAAYAEHHFTFYLQPLIDLHARSLVGAEALIRWDHPTRGLVKPAEFIGFLENSEMINPVGLQLLDDVCQFIRLQKEQGRFPAEMRVAVNISERQLYDADFVGKCMSVLYKYKLPGSCLEFEITEGAALHNIDEVVDKMRKLQNEGITFALDDFGTGYSSLSYLKRLPVNKVKIDKSFIDDITIDPQDAAMVASIIAIARNMNLLIVAEGVETDAQAQWLQQYDGILIQGYLFDKPLQPQSFAQKYLSEPAVF, from the coding sequence ATGACTGTAGATCTTCTGCAACGACTTTCGTACAAGTTGGCTCGCACCAGCTTTGTGGTGGTCGTTGTTTTGGGGGTCTTAGTCGCCAGCCTGCAGGTGTATCTGGATTTTCGCTCGCAGTACCGCGAAATTCGCGCCGGTGTCGATGAAATTAGCCGTGTAAGTCGCACCGCAGCGCAGCGCGCTGTTTTTCTGCTGGATGAACGCCTCGCTGAACAAGTCGTAGAAGGACTTTCCGAATACCGCTTTCTCAGTTATATCGCTATTTTTGATGATCAGGATCATCTAATGGCTGAGCGTCGCCGCGCGCTTGAGCCGAGCCCCACGCAATGGCTCACCACTTTATTGGTGGGCGACAAAGAGGTCTTTGAATACCCGCTACAAACCTCTTCCAATATGCCCTCGGGCACCTTGCAACTTGAGCTGAATAAAGACCAGGCCTTAATGCCTTTTTACCAGCGCGCCTGGCGCGTGCTATTGACGGGTACCGCGCGCAATATTGGTTTGGCTTTTGTACTGGTGTTGGTGTATCACTTTCTCTTGACCCGCCCGCTGGTCACACTGGCATCGCGCTTCGCCGCGCTTGATCACACCAAAGTTCCGGTCACCAATATTCCCCATTTACGTAAACACGAGCAGGACGAGCTGGGCTATATTGTCAACTCTGCCAACCGTCTGCTGACCAACTTTAATCAAAAGCACACCGAGCTGCAGCACCAGCAACAACAATTAAGTTTGATTCTGGATGCCAGCCCCAACCAGGTATTTGCGGTCAATGAAAACGGCGATCTGCTGTTTTATAACCAGGCCTTTAAACGCTATTTTTTGCCCCTGGAGCCGAACAACTTTTTTGAGCTACTGCAACGCAGCGAAGTGAAAGAAGCCAGTCAGATTCGCGCGCTGATTCAGCGAGTCTGTCGCAAGCAGGCGCCGGTGTTTAATCGCCAGCAGCACTTGAGTGGCGTGCACAATGAAAGCCATGTAATGCAGATGTCGCTGGTGCCGTTTGTCTCCGAGCACATGACCCATGTGATAGTGGTGCTGAATAACATTACCGAACTGGTAGAGGCTGAAGAGCGAGTAGAGTACCTCGCTTACTGCGATACCTTAACCGGGCTTGCCAATCGCAACCGTATTCTGGAACAGTTGCAGGAGGATTTACACAAGTGCAAAGCCAGCAACCGTTACGGCGCAGTACTGTTAATAGATTTGAATGATTTTAAGCGTATTAACGACACTATGGGTCACTCATTGGGCGATGAGCTGCTGCTGCATATTGCCCAGCGCATGGCCATGCGAGTGCGCGAGCCAGAAACTTTAGCGCGTTTGGGGGGCGATGAATTTATTCTCTCTATGCCCGAAATTGGCGGTACTACTGAGGAGGCTCGCGCGCGTGCCGAACAAGTGGCCGAACGGTTTTTGCAAACCATTAGCCACCCGGTGACCTTGGCCAATCAAGATTTTTCCGTTAATGCCACCGTGGGTATTGCGCTTTACCCGCTGGCTGAGATTACCGTCGAAACGCTGTTATCTCAGGCAGACACCGCCCTTAACGAAGCCAAGCGTCGCGCCCACAGCAATTACCGGGTGTTTGAACCGCAAATGGCCGAAGAAGTTAACCGCCTGCTACAACTTGAATCGGATATTCGTGCCGCTTATGCCGAACACCACTTTACCTTTTATTTGCAGCCATTAATTGATCTGCACGCGCGCTCGCTGGTAGGGGCTGAAGCGTTGATACGTTGGGATCATCCCACCCGGGGTTTGGTAAAGCCGGCTGAATTTATCGGCTTTCTAGAAAACTCCGAAATGATTAATCCGGTGGGTTTGCAGCTGCTGGATGATGTCTGCCAGTTTATTCGCCTGCAAAAAGAGCAGGGCCGTTTTCCCGCCGAGATGCGGGTGGCGGTGAATATCAGTGAGAGACAGTTGTACGACGCCGATTTTGTCGGCAAGTGCATGAGTGTGCTGTACAAATATAAATTGCCCGGCAGTTGTCTGGAGTTTGAAATTACCGAGGGTGCGGCGCTGCACAATATTGATGAAGTGGTCGATAAAATGCGCAAGCTGCAAAACGAAGGTATTACCTTTGCACTGGATGATTTTGGTACCGGCTACAGCTCGCTAAGTTATTTAAAACGCTTGCCGGTCAACAAAGTAAAAATTGATAAATCTTTTATTGACGATATTACGATTGACCCGCAAGACGCTGCGATGGTGGCTTCCATTATTGCCATTGCGCGCAATATGAATTTGCTTATCGTCGCCGAAGGGGTAGAGACAGACGCGCAGGCGCAGTGGCTACAACAATACGACGGTATTTTGATTCAGGGTTATCTATTCGATAAACCATTGCAGCCGCAGAGCTTTGCACAAAAGTATTTATCCGAGCCCGCTGTTTTTTAA
- a CDS encoding fumarylacetoacetate hydrolase family protein, whose translation MPDFAPGGKIICIGRNYAEHAAEMGHDPERSQPFFFFKPASALLLPGEDFIYPDFSREVHHELELVVRVAVGGRHLKTEQTEINGFAIGLDMTCRDLQRVAKQQGRPWELAKGFDGSAPCSEFIAGNLQDLEKTSAITLERNGVIVQSGLWRDMIWSIPELMAEVSRYIALTPGDLIFTGTPAGVGEVARGDRLIARLDDVCKLTLSVI comes from the coding sequence ATGCCTGATTTCGCGCCAGGCGGAAAAATTATCTGTATCGGCCGCAACTACGCCGAACACGCCGCCGAAATGGGCCACGACCCGGAGCGCAGCCAGCCTTTTTTCTTTTTCAAACCGGCAAGCGCACTGCTGTTGCCCGGTGAGGATTTTATTTACCCGGACTTTAGTCGCGAGGTGCACCACGAGTTGGAGCTAGTCGTGCGTGTTGCCGTTGGCGGCCGACATCTAAAAACCGAGCAAACCGAGATTAATGGCTTTGCGATTGGGCTGGATATGACCTGTCGCGATTTACAGCGCGTGGCCAAACAACAGGGACGCCCCTGGGAGCTGGCGAAAGGCTTTGACGGCTCGGCGCCCTGTTCGGAATTTATTGCCGGCAACTTGCAGGATTTAGAAAAAACCTCAGCCATTACTCTAGAGCGTAACGGCGTTATTGTGCAAAGCGGGCTATGGCGAGATATGATCTGGAGCATTCCAGAACTGATGGCCGAAGTCTCTCGCTATATTGCTCTCACTCCGGGCGACCTGATTTTTACCGGAACCCCGGCAGGCGTGGGTGAGGTAGCGCGAGGTGACCGCCTCATTGCGCGGCTGGATGATGTGTGCAAGTTGACGCTGAGCGTTATTTAA
- a CDS encoding gamma carbonic anhydrase family protein, with product MNSKVHNGEAIRPFQNTAPQLGERVYVDPCALLIGDVTVGADSSIWPFAVARGDMHSIRIGERSSIQDNTVLHITHAGPFNPDGFPLTIGDDVTVGHSACLHGCSIGDRVLVGIGATVLDGAVLEDEVIIGAGTLVPPGKRLESGFLYVGSPAKQTRPLKDSEKEFFRYSAGNYVKLKDQYLEQADA from the coding sequence GTGAATTCTAAAGTGCATAACGGCGAAGCGATTCGCCCCTTTCAAAACACCGCGCCTCAGCTCGGCGAGCGCGTGTATGTCGACCCCTGCGCGCTGCTGATAGGCGATGTCACTGTGGGTGCAGATTCCTCCATCTGGCCCTTTGCCGTGGCGCGCGGCGATATGCACTCTATACGTATAGGCGAGCGCAGCAGTATTCAAGACAACACGGTGCTGCATATTACCCATGCAGGGCCTTTTAACCCGGATGGCTTCCCGCTGACCATTGGCGATGACGTGACTGTGGGCCACAGCGCCTGCCTGCACGGCTGCAGCATCGGCGATCGGGTTTTGGTAGGCATTGGCGCTACGGTGTTAGATGGCGCGGTGTTGGAAGATGAAGTCATTATCGGTGCGGGCACGCTAGTGCCGCCTGGCAAGCGTCTGGAGTCGGGCTTCTTGTACGTGGGCTCGCCGGCAAAACAGACGCGGCCGTTAAAGGACAGCGAAAAAGAGTTTTTCCGCTATTCGGCAGGCAATTACGTCAAGCTGAAAGATCAGTATCTGGAGCAAGCCGATGCCTGA
- the prlC gene encoding oligopeptidase A: MTEQTAANPLLNDAALPPFSQIKPEHVEPAVRQLIDEGRAHLAELLASLEHPTWDNLVAPLEAEDDKLERAFSPVSHLNAVANNPELRDAYNASIALLTEYSTEVSQNRELYQAYQRLADSDEYQSLNTTQKKVVDNALRDFKLGGVALEGEEKKRYGDIVKRLSELSTTFANNVLDATGAWYKHFDTAEPLAGLPESALAQAQQAGEQKKHDNGAPLGGYVITLDFPSYLAVMMYAEDRGLREEIYRAFVTRASHLGLKADGSSAAEWDNTGLIAETLALRHELAKLLGFNNYAERSLATKMAESPQQVLDFLQQLAEKSKPQAEADFAELKAYAAEQGCDDIQAWDLAYYSEKLREQKYDISQEALRPYFPAEKVISGMFEVVGRLFGIDILPVASFDAWHPDVRFYHIYKDGQQIASFYLDLFAREHKRGGAWMADCRVRRQTESGLQQPVAFLTCNFTPPVGDTPSLLTHDEVTTLFHEFGHGLHHMLTQIDIAAVSGINGVAWDAVELPSQFLENWCWQEEVIGLISSHYETGEPLPKALLDKMLAAKNFQSGMQMLRQLEFSLFDFRLHAEYDPKHPVSAADLIAEVRREVAVIPQPEFNRFENGFSHIFAGGYAAGYYSYKWAEVLSADAFSAFEEEGIFNPQTGTRFLQEILQRGGSREPMHLFVSFRGREPSIEPLLRHSGLLEEAS, from the coding sequence ATGACCGAGCAAACCGCAGCCAATCCACTGTTAAACGACGCGGCCCTGCCGCCGTTTAGCCAGATTAAACCCGAACATGTGGAGCCGGCGGTACGCCAGCTGATCGACGAGGGTCGAGCGCACCTGGCCGAGCTGCTGGCGAGCCTCGAACATCCTACCTGGGACAACTTGGTAGCCCCTCTGGAGGCCGAAGACGACAAGCTGGAACGAGCTTTCTCGCCGGTCAGCCACTTAAACGCGGTGGCCAATAACCCCGAGTTGCGCGACGCCTACAACGCCAGCATCGCCCTGTTAACCGAGTACAGCACAGAGGTATCACAAAATCGCGAGCTGTATCAGGCCTATCAAAGGTTGGCCGACAGCGATGAGTACCAGAGCTTGAACACCACCCAGAAAAAGGTGGTGGATAACGCCCTGCGGGATTTTAAGTTAGGCGGGGTGGCGCTCGAGGGGGAAGAGAAAAAACGCTACGGTGATATCGTCAAACGTTTGAGCGAGCTATCGACCACCTTTGCCAATAATGTGCTGGATGCCACCGGCGCCTGGTACAAGCACTTTGATACAGCCGAGCCATTGGCAGGCTTACCCGAGTCGGCGTTGGCCCAGGCGCAACAGGCCGGTGAGCAGAAAAAACACGACAATGGCGCGCCTTTGGGTGGCTATGTGATTACTCTGGATTTTCCCTCGTACTTGGCGGTGATGATGTACGCCGAAGATCGCGGCTTGCGCGAAGAAATTTACCGCGCTTTCGTCACCCGCGCCTCTCATTTGGGACTCAAGGCCGACGGTTCCAGCGCCGCCGAGTGGGATAATACCGGCCTGATCGCTGAAACTCTGGCTCTGCGCCACGAGCTGGCTAAATTGCTGGGCTTTAATAACTATGCCGAGCGCTCGCTGGCAACCAAAATGGCCGAATCGCCGCAGCAGGTGCTGGACTTTTTGCAGCAGCTGGCAGAGAAATCCAAGCCCCAGGCCGAGGCCGACTTTGCCGAGCTGAAGGCTTACGCCGCCGAACAGGGCTGCGATGATATTCAGGCGTGGGATTTGGCCTACTACAGCGAAAAGCTGCGCGAGCAAAAGTACGATATCTCCCAGGAGGCGCTGCGCCCTTACTTTCCCGCTGAGAAGGTCATTAGTGGTATGTTTGAGGTGGTGGGCCGGCTGTTTGGTATCGATATTCTGCCGGTAGCAAGTTTTGATGCCTGGCACCCGGACGTGCGCTTTTATCACATTTACAAAGACGGCCAGCAGATCGCCAGTTTTTATCTCGATTTGTTTGCCCGCGAGCACAAACGCGGTGGCGCCTGGATGGCAGATTGCCGGGTGCGTCGCCAGACCGAAAGCGGCTTACAGCAGCCAGTGGCCTTTTTAACCTGCAACTTTACCCCGCCGGTGGGTGATACTCCGTCGCTGCTCACGCACGATGAAGTCACCACCTTGTTCCACGAATTTGGCCATGGCCTGCACCATATGCTGACGCAGATTGATATTGCGGCGGTAAGCGGTATTAACGGCGTCGCCTGGGACGCGGTGGAGCTGCCCAGTCAATTTCTGGAAAACTGGTGCTGGCAGGAAGAGGTGATCGGTCTGATCTCCAGCCACTATGAAACCGGCGAACCCTTGCCCAAAGCGCTGCTGGACAAAATGTTGGCGGCAAAAAACTTTCAGTCGGGCATGCAAATGCTGCGTCAGCTGGAATTCTCGCTATTCGATTTTCGTTTGCACGCCGAGTACGACCCAAAACACCCGGTATCCGCCGCCGACTTAATTGCCGAGGTGCGCCGCGAGGTGGCGGTGATTCCGCAGCCCGAGTTTAATCGCTTTGAAAATGGTTTTAGCCATATCTTTGCCGGCGGTTACGCGGCGGGCTACTACAGCTACAAGTGGGCCGAGGTGCTGTCGGCAGATGCCTTTTCGGCGTTTGAGGAAGAGGGCATTTTTAACCCGCAAACCGGTACCCGCTTTTTGCAGGAAATTCTTCAGCGCGGCGGCTCGCGCGAGCCTATGCACTTGTTTGTCAGCTTTCGCGGGCGCGAGCCGTCCATCGAGCCACTGTTGCGTCACAGCGGTTTGTTGGAGGAGGCATCGTGA
- a CDS encoding YheV family putative zinc ribbon protein, translating into MSVYSTTPRFLAGAVCPRCEALDRIKVFSKDGKDFRECVSCGFLDELHFPANSRELPTRVNQTQAQSGEDVVKILPLDSQDK; encoded by the coding sequence GTGAGTGTTTACAGTACTACGCCCCGGTTTCTCGCCGGGGCCGTCTGCCCGCGCTGCGAAGCGCTGGATCGGATTAAGGTGTTCAGCAAAGACGGTAAAGACTTTCGGGAGTGTGTCTCGTGTGGATTTTTGGACGAGCTGCATTTTCCCGCCAACAGCCGCGAGCTACCCACTCGGGTGAATCAGACGCAAGCGCAAAGCGGTGAAGATGTGGTTAAGATTCTGCCGTTAGACTCGCAAGATAAATAA
- a CDS encoding MATE family efflux transporter, whose translation MKTLINATSIHRWQHYHRGVWPLVWPILLSNLSVPLLGAVDTAILGHLPEARYLGAVAVGSSIITMLFWSLGFLRMGTTSLVSRAVGSRDFDESFVLWLRSAVLALLLAALVIGLGQWLIPFAISLMAPAPDVAPLAASYCQIRLLSAPATLVNYTLIGWFIGQQDTRRPLLILVFTNGLNIFLDLILILGLGLNSDGAAWASVCAEYSATLLGLILLAHKLRRLPGVAQLRQQLAKLGQLHAYLPLLTVNRHLFVRTACLLGVFTFFTAQGARAGTHVVAANAILLQLLMLTSHALDGFAHAAEALCGKATGERNRAEFLRVCGATTSMALATALGISLVFALGKPLWLNLFTAIEPVLLEASRQFIWIIALPLLTIWAYQLDGIFLGAGLTRAMQYTMLGCMLAVFFPLWYGSQELGNTGLWLAFCGFNLSRSLAMAWVFRRYLRARPMA comes from the coding sequence ATGAAAACTCTGATCAACGCCACAAGCATTCACCGCTGGCAGCACTACCACCGCGGTGTCTGGCCGCTGGTGTGGCCCATTTTACTGAGCAATTTATCGGTGCCTTTGTTGGGCGCGGTGGACACCGCCATTCTCGGCCACCTGCCCGAGGCCAGGTACTTGGGGGCCGTGGCAGTCGGCAGCAGCATTATCACTATGCTGTTTTGGTCCCTGGGCTTTTTGCGCATGGGCACCACCAGTTTAGTATCGCGCGCCGTGGGCAGCCGCGACTTTGATGAGTCTTTTGTCCTGTGGCTGCGCTCGGCGGTATTGGCATTACTGTTGGCGGCACTGGTGATCGGACTCGGCCAATGGCTAATTCCCTTCGCTATCAGCCTGATGGCACCCGCCCCCGATGTGGCGCCACTGGCCGCTAGCTACTGCCAAATTCGCCTGCTCAGTGCGCCTGCCACCCTGGTTAATTACACCTTGATTGGCTGGTTTATCGGCCAGCAGGACACCCGCCGCCCGCTGCTTATTCTGGTATTTACCAACGGCCTGAACATTTTTTTGGATTTAATACTGATTCTCGGCCTGGGGCTCAACAGCGATGGCGCGGCCTGGGCCAGTGTTTGCGCTGAGTACTCGGCAACCCTGCTGGGCCTGATACTACTGGCTCACAAATTACGACGCTTACCCGGGGTGGCGCAGTTGCGACAGCAATTGGCAAAACTGGGCCAGTTACACGCTTATCTGCCCCTGTTAACGGTTAATCGCCACCTGTTTGTACGCACCGCCTGTCTGCTTGGGGTGTTTACCTTCTTTACCGCCCAGGGCGCCCGTGCCGGGACCCATGTGGTCGCAGCCAATGCCATTTTGCTGCAACTGCTGATGCTGACATCCCATGCGCTGGACGGCTTCGCCCACGCCGCTGAAGCCCTGTGCGGCAAGGCCACCGGAGAGAGAAATCGCGCCGAGTTTTTGCGCGTTTGCGGCGCCACCACCTCGATGGCACTGGCCACAGCGCTGGGGATCAGCCTGGTGTTTGCCCTGGGCAAACCCCTCTGGCTGAATTTGTTTACCGCCATTGAGCCGGTGCTGTTGGAGGCATCGCGCCAGTTTATCTGGATAATCGCCCTGCCTCTGTTGACCATTTGGGCCTACCAGCTAGACGGTATATTTCTCGGCGCGGGGCTCACCCGAGCCATGCAATACACCATGCTGGGCTGTATGTTGGCGGTGTTTTTTCCGCTGTGGTATGGCAGCCAAGAGTTGGGGAACACCGGCTTATGGCTGGCATTTTGCGGTTTTAACTTATCACGCAGCCTGGCAATGGCCTGGGTATTCAGACGGTACCTGCGCGCTCGGCCGATGGCTTAA
- the coxB gene encoding cytochrome c oxidase subunit II encodes MLKAAGGLCARVLGFAVLLMSHVALADETESLKFNMTRGVTPVSQDIHGLHMQMFWWCVGIGVVVFGVMFVSMFLHRKSRGVKPANFHESTWLELTWTAIPILILVLMGIPASKSLINLYDTRESEVDVLITGYQWRWKYEILGEDVSFFSNLSTPRDEIEGFAEKNPNYLLEVDEPLVLPVGKKIRFIVTANDVIHNWWVPDFGVKRDAIPGFTNDSWAIIEEPGTYRGQCAELCGKDHGFMPIVVEAKTQEEYRAWLDEKKAAAAALAELTEKTFTFDELYAQGEEVYNRSCAACHQANGEGLPGTFPSLKEGIAVGPIQDHIDVVVNGVPGTAMQAFGEQLSEVDIAAVVTYERNAWGNNMGDLAQPLDIYNHKQGK; translated from the coding sequence ATGTTGAAAGCAGCAGGTGGGCTCTGTGCCCGTGTGCTCGGTTTCGCAGTGCTGCTGATGAGCCACGTAGCTCTGGCAGACGAAACTGAGTCGTTGAAGTTCAATATGACCCGGGGGGTGACGCCGGTCAGTCAAGACATCCACGGCCTGCATATGCAGATGTTCTGGTGGTGTGTTGGTATCGGGGTCGTGGTGTTTGGAGTCATGTTTGTCAGCATGTTCCTGCACAGAAAATCCCGCGGCGTTAAACCGGCCAACTTTCACGAGAGCACTTGGCTCGAGTTAACCTGGACCGCCATCCCGATTTTAATCCTGGTGCTGATGGGCATCCCCGCCTCCAAATCCCTTATTAATTTGTACGACACCCGCGAATCCGAAGTCGATGTATTAATTACCGGCTACCAGTGGCGCTGGAAGTACGAAATTCTGGGCGAGGATGTAAGCTTCTTCAGTAACCTCTCTACTCCGCGCGATGAAATTGAAGGCTTCGCCGAGAAAAACCCCAATTACCTGTTGGAAGTGGATGAACCCCTGGTGCTGCCAGTGGGCAAAAAAATCCGCTTTATCGTCACCGCCAACGATGTGATTCACAACTGGTGGGTACCCGACTTCGGCGTTAAGCGCGACGCCATCCCCGGTTTTACTAACGACTCCTGGGCAATTATTGAAGAGCCCGGCACCTACCGGGGCCAGTGCGCCGAGCTGTGCGGTAAAGACCACGGCTTTATGCCCATTGTGGTGGAGGCCAAAACCCAAGAGGAATACCGCGCCTGGCTGGACGAGAAAAAAGCCGCCGCCGCCGCGCTTGCCGAGTTGACTGAAAAAACCTTTACCTTTGACGAGCTCTACGCCCAGGGTGAAGAGGTTTACAACCGCTCCTGCGCCGCCTGTCACCAGGCCAATGGTGAGGGCCTACCGGGCACCTTCCCCAGCCTGAAAGAGGGCATTGCGGTCGGCCCCATTCAAGATCACATAGACGTAGTGGTAAACGGCGTGCCCGGAACCGCTATGCAGGCATTTGGTGAGCAATTGTCTGAAGTCGATATCGCCGCCGTGGTTACCTACGAGCGCAACGCTTGGGGTAACAACATGGGCGATTTGGCTCAACCGCTCGATATTTATAACCATAAACAGGGCAAATAA